A segment of the Vagococcus hydrophili genome:
ATCGCAACTGTTTTTCCTTCGAGAACCTCTAGTATTTCGTTTATACTGTTAGTCGATCTTTCACCTAATTCTTTGAATGTCTCACCGTGATTTTCTCCTTTAAATTTCAATGGTTCATGCCAAAATAGTTCCCATTCTTCAGGATATTTACGACTGATTTCATCATAAGTTTTTCCTTCCCAATCTCCCATATCAATTTCTTGGAAACCATCGTCCTTCATGACTGGAACATTTAAAGATCGATTGATTAACTCACTTGTTTTTACAGCTCTAATACTCGGGCTTGTACAAATTATATCAACTTTTTCAGTTACTAGTTTTTCCCCAAGTAACGTCGCTTGCTCTACACCTTTATCTGTTAATTCGGAATTTTTCAATCCTTGCATTTTTTTCATTTGATTCCAAACAGTTTCCCCGTGTCTAATAAAATAAATCGTTGTTTTCATTTTCCTCTTCCCTTCTCACTTGAACCTACTTATTAGTTTAAAAGAAAAGCTATTTGATTTATAATACCAATAGTGTGTCGATTAATAACAAAAAGTTATAGGAGGATTCTATGAACCTACATTCTTTACGCTATTTTTATGAAGCGACTAAATATTCTAGCTTAACTGAAGCTAGTCATTATTTACATATCAGCCAACCTGCTTTAACTAAGCACATCAAAAATTTAGAAGAAGAATACGGCGTCCGACTTGTTGAAAAAAATGGACGACTGCTTTCTTTAACCGATTTAGGAGAAGAATTAATTAAGGAGTGCGATTTTCTTTTTCAACAATCAGAAAAAATTGAGCAGTTGTTAAAACAAAAAAGCTCTCATATACCATTAAAAGTGGGCGTCACTCAATTAAATAGTGAGGAATTCATCAAACACATCCTCGTGAATGATAAATTTAAAGACATTCAAATTGAACTAACCACTGACAATACACAAAAAATTAGCCAACTTTTAATTAATCACTTTATTGACGTAGCTCTACTTCCTGATACACCGACTCTTGTTGATTTCAAGCGAGAGAAAATATTTTCAGATAAATTAATTTTTGTAGCACACCCTGATTATTGTAAAAGTAATATTTCTTTAAAAGAATTAGATAGCTATAGTTTTATCAAACGAGAAGATGGCAGTTTTATTCAAGATACACTCGACAATTGGCAAACTGATGGCTTATATTTTTCAAATCAAGTTGCCACTCATAACGAAGCACTACTTTTGGCTCAATATAAAAATGGCATCTATCTATGTTCTAGTATGCAAGCTCAGACAATGATTAAATCAAATAAACTAAAAAAAGTAACCATTGAAAGTTTTCCTGTTTTCTCACGTGATTTCTACCTTTACTTTAATAAAAATAAACAAGTAAAATATTTCAAACGATATGTTAAAGAGATAATTGATGAAATAAAGCATTAATTGTTAGACAATACTAAATAAAAAACTTCCTTTATCCATAAAAATAAAGGAAGTTTTTATAATAATGAATCACATAGATTTTATATCAAACCAATACATTGAAAACATTTTACTAAAGTTATTAATTTTTATCTAAATACTTTATTGCGTATTCCATCTCTACATCTTTTTTATCTACATATTTCTTAAAAAATGTATCTTCATTCAATGGAATTAAACTATCTGGAGATACCCCTCCATTCCCATTAGCATCTGTATCTACTTGGACTTTTTTGTATTGATCCAATGAGCGACCATCAGGAATTTGAATATTATACCCTTCAGGCATTTTAACTTTAATTGGACTCGTTACAACACCAAAAGAGCCATTAGTTGATGAGAAACCGATGATATTAACATTTTTCATTCCTTTTAGAGCAAGAGGAAGTCCTTCACCCGAACTTATTGTTCGGTTATTTATCAAAACTGCTATGTTCCCTTTATAAGATGGGTTTTTA
Coding sequences within it:
- a CDS encoding histidine phosphatase family protein, with the protein product MKTTIYFIRHGETVWNQMKKMQGLKNSELTDKGVEQATLLGEKLVTEKVDIICTSPSIRAVKTSELINRSLNVPVMKDDGFQEIDMGDWEGKTYDEISRKYPEEWELFWHEPLKFKGENHGETFKELGERSTNSINEILEVLEGKTVAIVSHRITIKTMVSEILGKPLNELEDVLPNSLTKIVFDEGKQDVEFYSDISHYNNKDEKGV
- a CDS encoding LysR substrate-binding domain-containing protein; translation: MNLHSLRYFYEATKYSSLTEASHYLHISQPALTKHIKNLEEEYGVRLVEKNGRLLSLTDLGEELIKECDFLFQQSEKIEQLLKQKSSHIPLKVGVTQLNSEEFIKHILVNDKFKDIQIELTTDNTQKISQLLINHFIDVALLPDTPTLVDFKREKIFSDKLIFVAHPDYCKSNISLKELDSYSFIKREDGSFIQDTLDNWQTDGLYFSNQVATHNEALLLAQYKNGIYLCSSMQAQTMIKSNKLKKVTIESFPVFSRDFYLYFNKNKQVKYFKRYVKEIIDEIKH